A genomic segment from Spinacia oleracea cultivar Varoflay chromosome 3, BTI_SOV_V1, whole genome shotgun sequence encodes:
- the LOC110798469 gene encoding G2/mitotic-specific cyclin C13-1: protein MANQENCMRVTRQSAKRRAAEAMAENPQHPPPPNKRRVVLGEISSNVLGNPSLRSCSDPRARGRSRNPAKPIGSSSIPASEKTPEEDVVGVGKVVSDDIDAGSDDPQMCGPYVAGIYEYLRNMEQEEKRRPQGDYMQRMQKDVSANMRGILVDWLVELAEEFKVVSDTLYLTISHIDRYLSLKPINRQKLQLLGVSAMLIASKYEEIDPKPVEKFCDMTENTYTKQEVVDMEADVLKTLSYEMGNPTVKSFLRRFTRVAQGNSKNPNLQFEFLGYYLAELSLLDYGCVRFLPSMVAASVVFLAKITTHPKKHPWNSSLQSYTGYKPSDLKECVLRIQDLQLDRRGGSLVAIRNKYKQHKYKCVSTLTSLSEIPASYFDDVRER from the exons ATGGCAAACCAGGAGAACTGCATGAGGGTCACCAGGCAGTCGGCCAAGCGGAGAGCGGCTGAAGCTATGGCGGAGAACCCACAGCATCCACCTCCTCCCAACAAAAGGAGGGTTGTTTTAGGTGAAATTTCTTCAAACGTTTTGGGTAATCCAAGCTTGAGATCTTGTTCTGACCCTCGTGCTCGAGGTCGTTCCAGGAATCCGGCTAAACCCATTGGCAGTTCGTCGATTCCGGCGTCGGAGAAAACGCCAGAAGAGGATGTTGTTGGCGTCGGAAAGGTGGTTTCTGATGATATCGATGCAGGTTCAGATGATCCTCAAATGTGTGGGCCTTATGTTGCTGGGATTTATGAGTATCTTCGTAACATGGAG CAAGAGGAGAAGAGACGACCACAGGGTGATTACATGCAGAGGATGCAGAAAGATGTGAGTGCAAATATGAGAGGAATTTTGGTGGATTGGTTAGTAGAGCTTGCTGAAGAATTCAAGGTTGTTTCAGACACACTTTACTTGACAATTTCCCATATCGATCGATATTTGTCGCTGAAACCAATAAATCGACAAAAGCTTCAGCTTCTGGGTGTTTCTGCAATGTTAATTGCATC GAAGTATGAAGAGATAGATCCCAAACCTGTGGAGAAATTTTGTGATATGACAGAAAATACTTACACTAAACAAGAG GTTGTAGATATGGAGGCTGATGTGCTCAAAACCCTTAGCTACGAAATGGGGAATCCTACTGTGAAGTCGTTTCTAAG GAGGTTCACCAGGGTTGCTCAAGGAAATTCTAAA AATCCAAATCTGCAGTTTGAATTTTTGGGGTACTACTTAGCTGAACTCAGTTTGCTAGACTATGGATGTGTGAGGTTCTTACCGTCTATGGTAGCAGCATCAGTTGTTTTTCTTGCAAAGATCACAACTCATCCCAAAAAGCACCCCTGG AATTCAAGCTTGCAATCTTACACTGGATATAAGCCATCAGATCTAAAAGAATGTGTTCTTCGGATCCAAGACTTACAACTAGATCGACGAGGAGGGTCCTTGGTCGCAATAAGAAACAAATACAAGCAGCATAAG TATAAATGTGTTTCGACATTGACATCTTTATCAGAGATACCCGCTTCTTACTTTGATGACGTTAGGGAGAGATAG